The proteins below come from a single Rhizobium tropici CIAT 899 genomic window:
- a CDS encoding YciI family protein, whose protein sequence is MYYAILAYHEEGIVESWSKEEDAALMTELLEINDRLVARKSLGPAARLGSTQNAVTLRGPGAGMVTDGPFAETKEQLLGFYVVDFPTIEEAIEAARELRRVNPTAVYEVRPISLYLPGASLPSGEGN, encoded by the coding sequence GTACTATGCCATTCTGGCCTATCACGAGGAAGGTATCGTCGAATCCTGGAGCAAGGAGGAGGATGCCGCGCTGATGACGGAGCTTTTGGAGATCAATGACCGCCTGGTCGCGCGGAAATCGCTGGGGCCGGCGGCGCGTCTCGGATCGACCCAAAATGCCGTTACCTTGCGGGGCCCAGGCGCGGGAATGGTGACCGATGGACCGTTTGCGGAAACGAAGGAGCAGTTGCTCGGTTTCTACGTCGTCGATTTTCCAACGATAGAGGAGGCAATCGAGGCAGCGCGCGAATTGCGCCGCGTCAATCCGACCGCCGTTTATGAAGTCAGACCGATTTCGCTTTATCTGCCCGGCGCATCCCTGCCGTCAGGCGAAGGCAATTGA
- a CDS encoding ABC transporter permease — translation MRFLAANLFRVLALALLLVMLFYPEWLMPVLAPLTKFGASPIYTQNSLPSLALSHLELILVSIAASGILAVLGGIFVTRPIGADFLPLSRAIANAGQTFPPVAVLALAISTTGFGAVPTFIALFLYALLPIFENTVAGLQQVPASVLDAADGMGMNGWQRLFRVELPLALPLIIEGLKIATVINIGTATIGSTVAAKGLGEVIIAGLINDNTAFILQGGLIVGLMAVLIYDGMEMIERSVTSKIGVQSHGD, via the coding sequence ATGAGATTTCTCGCCGCCAATCTCTTTCGCGTCCTGGCCCTGGCCTTGCTGCTAGTCATGCTGTTCTATCCGGAATGGCTGATGCCCGTGCTTGCGCCGCTGACCAAATTCGGAGCGTCGCCGATCTATACGCAGAACAGCCTGCCGAGCCTGGCGCTCAGCCATCTCGAGCTGATCCTTGTCTCGATCGCGGCGAGCGGCATTCTGGCGGTGCTCGGCGGTATCTTCGTCACGCGGCCGATCGGCGCCGATTTCCTGCCGCTGTCGCGGGCGATCGCCAATGCCGGCCAGACCTTCCCGCCCGTTGCCGTGCTGGCACTTGCCATCTCGACCACCGGCTTCGGCGCCGTCCCGACATTCATCGCGCTGTTTCTCTATGCGCTGCTGCCGATTTTCGAGAACACCGTCGCGGGCCTGCAGCAGGTGCCGGCCTCCGTTCTCGATGCTGCCGACGGCATGGGCATGAACGGCTGGCAGCGCCTCTTCCGCGTCGAGCTGCCGCTCGCCCTGCCCCTCATCATCGAGGGGTTGAAGATCGCGACCGTCATCAATATCGGCACGGCGACGATCGGCTCGACCGTCGCCGCCAAGGGACTGGGCGAGGTTATCATCGCGGGTCTCATCAACGACAACACCGCCTTCATCCTGCAGGGCGGCCTGATCGTCGGCCTGATGGCGGTGCTGATCTATGACGGCATGGAGATGATCGAACGGTCGGTCACGAGCAAAATCGGCGTCCAATCCCACGGAGATTGA
- a CDS encoding ABC transporter ATP-binding protein, which translates to MIELKGVTKRYGNATVVDDVSMSMEKGTITVIVGTSGSGKSTLMRMINRLVPISAGHISVAGEDIMNVPATELRRRIGYAIQGHGLFPHRTVAQNIATVPELLGWEKTRIDSRVEELLNLFHLDPGTFAGKYPSQLSGGQQQRVGVARALAAEPELLLMDEPFGALDPVIRGKAQDDLLAIQKQFGTTVVLVTHDMDEAFHLGDQIAVMSEGKLLQCSEPEKILTEPADPFVQQLTGTSDRALKLMSLLPLKESMQPPRAGLGYSLPQTLNLRDALAELIWQGADEATVEDERKVPVGSISIQHLIELGRKA; encoded by the coding sequence ATGATCGAGCTCAAGGGCGTCACCAAGCGCTATGGCAATGCCACCGTGGTCGACGATGTCAGCATGAGCATGGAAAAGGGTACGATCACCGTCATCGTCGGTACGTCCGGCTCCGGCAAATCGACGCTGATGCGGATGATCAACCGGCTGGTGCCGATATCGGCCGGCCACATCTCCGTTGCTGGCGAGGATATCATGAATGTGCCGGCGACCGAGCTTCGCCGCCGCATCGGCTATGCCATTCAGGGGCACGGGCTTTTTCCGCATCGCACGGTCGCGCAGAATATCGCCACCGTCCCCGAGCTGCTCGGCTGGGAGAAGACGCGCATCGACAGCCGCGTCGAAGAGCTCCTCAACCTCTTCCATCTCGACCCCGGCACCTTTGCAGGCAAATATCCGAGCCAGCTTTCCGGCGGCCAACAGCAACGCGTCGGCGTCGCCCGCGCGCTTGCGGCCGAACCGGAATTGCTGCTGATGGACGAGCCCTTCGGCGCGCTCGACCCGGTGATCCGCGGCAAGGCACAGGACGACCTGCTCGCCATCCAGAAGCAGTTCGGCACGACCGTCGTCCTTGTCACCCATGATATGGACGAGGCCTTTCATCTCGGTGACCAGATCGCCGTCATGAGCGAAGGCAAGCTGCTGCAATGCTCCGAGCCCGAGAAGATCCTGACCGAGCCGGCCGATCCCTTCGTGCAGCAGTTGACCGGCACATCCGACCGTGCCTTGAAGCTGATGTCGCTGCTGCCGCTGAAGGAAAGCATGCAGCCGCCACGGGCAGGCCTCGGCTACAGCCTGCCGCAAACCCTCAATCTCCGCGATGCCTTGGCGGAATTGATCTGGCAGGGCGCAGACGAGGCGACGGTCGAAGACGAGCGCAAGGTGCCCGTCGGCTCGATCTCGATCCAGCATCTGATCGAGCTGGGCCGCAAAGCATGA
- a CDS encoding ABC transporter permease, translating to MEDALAVRRVDRLGVVLVAGGGLAMAWMPFIIVKANRIAAGKPQLLTQLIAQPTALMLIALLAAAALAALFLRNQVIRLGIATLAITALIVTLGLVSTAATPAGSTVARITPGGSFWVLLGVVGLMISDALVKLRLTPWLRVAALAVYAVLLAIVLRSGLLDNLSIMKEYANNADKFWHEALRHVFLSLGSVAIAIVLALPLGIFCYWQPRLRAVVLRALSLVQTIPSLALFGILMLPLGYIAAHVPFAAAIGIQGIGVAPALVALIIYSLLPIVANTVVGLAGVDPSVRDSAAGMGLTRRQILTGIDLPLAFPVILTGIRIVLVQAIGLVTVAALIGGGGFGLFIFQGIGQTANDLVLLGAVPTVLLAFSSAVILDAVIDSIRGQRA from the coding sequence ATGGAAGATGCGCTAGCGGTCCGCAGGGTGGATCGCCTCGGAGTGGTACTGGTGGCCGGTGGTGGGCTGGCAATGGCCTGGATGCCGTTCATCATCGTCAAGGCAAACCGCATCGCCGCCGGCAAGCCACAACTGCTGACGCAACTCATTGCCCAGCCGACAGCGCTGATGCTGATCGCCCTACTCGCTGCTGCAGCGCTTGCCGCGCTTTTCCTTCGCAATCAGGTGATCCGTCTCGGCATAGCCACGCTTGCGATCACTGCGCTGATCGTCACGCTCGGACTAGTCTCGACGGCCGCAACGCCGGCAGGCAGCACCGTGGCGCGCATTACGCCCGGCGGGTCCTTCTGGGTGCTGCTTGGGGTCGTCGGGTTGATGATTTCGGACGCGCTGGTCAAGCTGCGGCTGACGCCTTGGCTGCGGGTGGCGGCGCTCGCTGTTTATGCCGTTCTGCTCGCTATCGTCCTGCGTTCCGGCCTGCTCGACAATCTTTCGATCATGAAGGAATACGCCAACAACGCCGACAAGTTCTGGCATGAAGCGCTGCGTCACGTCTTCCTTTCCCTCGGCTCCGTCGCCATCGCCATCGTGCTTGCGCTGCCGCTCGGTATCTTTTGCTACTGGCAACCGCGCCTCCGCGCCGTGGTGCTGCGGGCGTTGAGCCTGGTGCAGACCATTCCGAGCCTGGCGCTGTTCGGCATTCTTATGCTGCCGCTCGGCTATATCGCCGCCCACGTGCCCTTCGCCGCCGCTATCGGCATTCAGGGTATCGGCGTGGCGCCGGCGTTGGTGGCGCTTATCATCTATTCGCTGCTGCCGATCGTTGCCAATACCGTCGTCGGTCTTGCCGGCGTCGATCCCTCGGTGCGCGATTCCGCTGCCGGCATGGGGCTGACGCGCCGGCAGATCCTGACCGGCATCGACCTGCCGCTTGCCTTTCCAGTCATCCTCACCGGCATCCGGATCGTGCTGGTGCAGGCGATCGGGCTGGTGACGGTCGCAGCCCTCATCGGCGGCGGCGGCTTCGGTCTCTTCATCTTCCAGGGTATCGGCCAGACGGCCAACGACCTCGTTCTGCTCGGCGCCGTGCCGACGGTCCTTCTCGCCTTCTCATCGGCCGTCATCCTCGATGCGGTCATCGACAGCATCCGGGGACAACGCGCATGA
- a CDS encoding LysR family transcriptional regulator, whose protein sequence is MYLGALFVADMVFSVGSVRETARRLSFSASTVSGALRRLETELAMKLVERASGELATLLASSKVQKGLQPILSGMRQLSTLMKEPPAPKDYDQWAARLPLKIATIERFLEVADQGSINRAARRLRLGQPQLSLQIANLEELFGCRLFARQAQGSVLTEAGQEVHAILSAIAQAWDQMKAAADERFQRTARAVRIGSIIPTGSESWVARSLASLVSRWNIGGNSNMLSLLLMTADDLREALRSGRIDVAIVDSVFGLDAFEHVELVATDMVAIAPPDSTEQTFAALMENHPLCVPSPRTGIGNAATAFGYDSRDRRRFRGRDITSADSLPVIVDLVANHGYVSFLGRVSALPIADKVRIVDPDEILPLSYHLAHNGRKASVEACRLIQQAVRELVGEMGTTRKRSSSRG, encoded by the coding sequence TTGTATCTCGGCGCATTGTTCGTAGCCGACATGGTGTTCTCCGTCGGCTCGGTGAGGGAGACCGCGCGGCGGCTGTCTTTTTCGGCATCGACCGTCTCCGGTGCCCTGCGTCGGCTCGAAACGGAGCTTGCCATGAAGCTTGTCGAGCGTGCCTCCGGTGAGCTTGCGACCCTTCTGGCGAGTTCCAAGGTTCAGAAGGGGCTGCAGCCCATTCTCAGTGGCATGCGCCAGCTTTCGACCCTGATGAAAGAACCGCCGGCTCCAAAGGACTACGACCAATGGGCCGCGCGCCTGCCACTGAAGATCGCCACCATCGAACGCTTCCTTGAGGTTGCCGATCAGGGCAGCATCAATCGCGCTGCCCGCCGCCTTAGACTGGGTCAGCCGCAACTCTCCTTGCAGATTGCCAATCTGGAGGAACTGTTCGGCTGCCGCCTGTTCGCCCGGCAGGCGCAGGGTTCCGTGCTGACGGAGGCCGGCCAGGAGGTTCATGCTATCCTCTCCGCCATAGCGCAGGCCTGGGACCAGATGAAAGCGGCAGCGGACGAGCGCTTCCAACGAACCGCCCGCGCCGTGCGCATCGGCTCGATCATTCCCACAGGCTCGGAAAGCTGGGTGGCGCGCTCGCTGGCGAGCCTGGTATCGCGCTGGAACATCGGCGGGAACAGCAACATGCTGTCGCTGCTGCTGATGACGGCGGATGATCTGCGCGAGGCGCTCCGATCCGGCCGCATCGATGTCGCCATTGTCGATTCCGTCTTCGGCCTCGACGCCTTCGAACATGTGGAACTGGTCGCCACGGACATGGTGGCGATCGCCCCGCCGGATAGCACGGAGCAGACCTTCGCCGCGCTCATGGAAAACCATCCGCTCTGCGTGCCGAGCCCGCGCACCGGCATCGGCAATGCCGCGACGGCCTTCGGTTACGACAGCCGCGACCGCCGCCGGTTTCGCGGCCGCGACATCACCTCGGCCGATTCCCTGCCCGTCATCGTCGATCTCGTCGCCAATCACGGCTACGTCTCGTTCCTCGGCCGGGTCAGCGCGCTTCCGATCGCCGACAAGGTCCGCATCGTCGATCCCGATGAGATCTTGCCGCTGTCCTATCACCTCGCCCATAATGGCCGTAAAGCCTCGGTTGAAGCGTGCCGGCTGATCCAGCAGGCGGTTCGCGAACTGGTTGGAGAGATGGGGACGACACGAAAGCGCTCGTCATCCCGCGGGTAG
- a CDS encoding putative quinol monooxygenase gives MIHVLAILIAHPGKRAEVLEAFQANVPAVHAEDGCIEYTAVVDVEGADPAFGPDTFVVVEKWESLAALKAHAASAHMAAYGEKVKDLMAGRAVHVLNPA, from the coding sequence ATGATTCACGTACTCGCCATCCTCATCGCCCATCCTGGCAAACGCGCCGAGGTGCTTGAAGCTTTCCAGGCGAACGTTCCGGCCGTTCACGCCGAAGACGGTTGCATCGAATATACCGCCGTCGTGGATGTCGAAGGGGCCGATCCTGCCTTTGGGCCTGACACTTTCGTCGTGGTCGAGAAATGGGAAAGCCTGGCGGCGCTGAAGGCGCATGCCGCCTCCGCCCATATGGCCGCCTATGGCGAGAAGGTGAAGGATCTTATGGCCGGTCGCGCCGTTCACGTGCTTAATCCGGCATGA
- a CDS encoding glycosyltransferase family 2 protein codes for MKIAVGVATCGRKAILASMIDRLAAQARKPDHLFLCPTKDDDIDMARLNSAPFPVTILSSPQGSCPQRNAIIDAAVGIDVVVFFDDDFFPATNYLAETEALFEADEDIVVATGEVVRDGILGPGLTADEADAALAADATPFPAPTIEATHNAYGCNMIFRRKAMLANGIYFDEDLPLYAWQEDVDLCRRLRPFGKIVRFNRLRGVHLGVKAGRTSGLRLGYSQVANPLYLVKKRSVSLKWALKLMGGNIASNVVGSVNPPPYIDRRGRLQGNLLAVSHLLSGSLDPKYINRM; via the coding sequence ATGAAAATTGCCGTTGGCGTGGCGACATGCGGTCGCAAGGCGATCCTCGCCTCGATGATCGACAGGCTCGCGGCACAGGCGCGCAAGCCGGATCACCTCTTCCTGTGTCCGACCAAGGATGACGATATCGACATGGCGCGCTTGAACTCAGCGCCGTTTCCGGTGACGATCCTCTCCTCGCCGCAGGGAAGCTGCCCGCAGCGCAATGCCATCATCGATGCGGCTGTCGGCATAGATGTCGTCGTCTTCTTCGATGACGATTTCTTCCCGGCAACGAACTATCTTGCCGAGACGGAAGCCCTATTCGAGGCGGATGAAGATATCGTCGTGGCGACCGGCGAAGTCGTTCGTGACGGTATCCTTGGCCCAGGCCTGACGGCGGACGAAGCGGATGCGGCGCTCGCAGCCGATGCCACTCCCTTTCCGGCACCGACGATCGAGGCCACGCATAACGCCTATGGCTGCAACATGATCTTCCGCCGAAAAGCGATGCTGGCAAATGGTATCTATTTCGACGAGGATCTGCCGCTCTACGCCTGGCAGGAAGATGTCGATCTGTGCCGGCGGCTGCGTCCTTTCGGCAAGATCGTCAGGTTCAATCGCCTGCGTGGCGTCCATCTCGGCGTCAAGGCCGGGCGCACATCGGGCCTGCGCCTTGGGTACTCCCAGGTCGCCAATCCGCTCTATCTCGTCAAGAAGCGCTCGGTATCGCTGAAATGGGCGCTGAAGCTGATGGGCGGCAATATTGCCTCGAATGTCGTCGGCTCCGTCAATCCGCCGCCCTATATCGACCGGCGCGGTCGCCTGCAGGGCAATCTCCTTGCAGTCAGCCATCTGCTGAGCGGATCGCTCGATCCGAAATACATCAATCGGATGTGA
- a CDS encoding NAD(P)H-dependent flavin oxidoreductase, with the protein MTLPSILTEHLRLPVVASPLFIISHPALTLAQCKAGVVGSFPALNARPESQLDEWLAMITEDLAAHNSANPGRPAAPFAVNQIVHTSNKRLEHDLMLCVKYKVPIVISSLGAVPEVNAAVHSYGGIVLHDIINNRHANSAIRKGADGLIAVAAGAGGHAGQLSPFALVQEIREWFDGPLLLAGAIATGGAILAAQAAGADLAYIGSPFIATEEARAADAYKQAIVEGTAADIVYSNYFTGVLGNYLKPSIRAAGLDPDNLPEADPSKMDFEAATTGVKAWKDIWGSGQGIGAVKSIQPVSALVDRLEREYRHARARLAL; encoded by the coding sequence ATGACCCTCCCCTCGATCCTCACCGAGCACCTGCGGCTGCCGGTCGTGGCCTCACCCCTCTTCATCATCTCGCATCCGGCACTGACGCTGGCGCAATGCAAGGCCGGCGTCGTCGGCTCGTTTCCGGCGCTGAACGCGCGCCCGGAAAGCCAGCTCGACGAATGGCTTGCGATGATCACCGAGGATCTTGCCGCTCACAATTCCGCAAATCCGGGCCGTCCGGCAGCTCCATTTGCGGTCAATCAGATCGTCCATACGTCAAACAAGCGCCTGGAGCACGATCTGATGCTCTGCGTGAAATACAAGGTGCCGATCGTCATTTCCTCGCTCGGCGCCGTGCCCGAAGTGAACGCGGCCGTGCATTCCTATGGCGGTATCGTGCTGCACGATATCATCAACAACCGCCATGCCAATTCGGCGATCCGCAAGGGTGCGGACGGGTTGATTGCCGTTGCTGCGGGCGCCGGCGGCCATGCCGGCCAGCTTTCCCCCTTCGCGCTGGTGCAGGAAATCCGCGAGTGGTTCGACGGGCCGCTGCTCCTGGCCGGCGCCATCGCTACGGGCGGTGCCATCCTGGCCGCCCAGGCGGCCGGCGCCGATCTTGCTTATATCGGCTCGCCCTTCATCGCCACGGAGGAGGCCCGCGCGGCCGACGCCTACAAGCAAGCGATCGTCGAGGGCACAGCTGCCGATATCGTCTATTCCAACTATTTCACCGGTGTCCTCGGGAATTACCTGAAACCCTCTATCCGCGCCGCCGGCCTCGACCCCGACAACTTGCCGGAGGCCGACCCTTCCAAAATGGATTTCGAGGCCGCCACAACTGGCGTGAAGGCCTGGAAGGACATCTGGGGTTCCGGCCAGGGCATCGGTGCCGTCAAATCCATCCAGCCCGTATCCGCTCTCGTCGATCGGCTGGAGAGAGAATATCGACACGCACGCGCCCGGCTGGCGCTTTGA
- the ppk2 gene encoding polyphosphate kinase 2, protein MGEKTESRAVELDIHGIKRIFDVDDPVLPSWIDDEALTSGGYPYKKKLKEDEYLDELKTLQIELIKVQFWLQATGKRVMALFEGRDAAGKGGSIAATSAHMNPRLARVVALTKPTDRESGQWYFQRYVAQFPTAGEFVLFDRSWYNRAGVEPVMGFCTPQQYEQFLKQAPRMEKLIVQDGIHFFKFYLDIGREMQLKRFHDRRHDPRAVWKLSSMDIAALPKWKDYSEKRDRMLKDTHTDHAPWTVLRANDKRRARLNLIRHILLTLDYDGKDKEAIGKVDENILGMGSDILA, encoded by the coding sequence ATGGGGGAGAAGACAGAGAGCCGGGCAGTGGAGCTGGATATCCACGGCATCAAGCGCATATTCGATGTCGATGACCCCGTGCTTCCGAGCTGGATCGATGACGAGGCGCTGACCTCGGGCGGTTATCCCTACAAGAAGAAGCTGAAGGAAGACGAGTATCTCGATGAGCTGAAAACGCTGCAGATCGAACTCATCAAGGTGCAGTTCTGGCTGCAGGCGACCGGCAAGCGGGTGATGGCGCTCTTTGAGGGACGCGATGCCGCCGGCAAGGGAGGCTCGATCGCCGCAACCTCGGCCCATATGAACCCTCGTCTGGCGCGCGTGGTGGCGCTGACGAAGCCGACCGACCGCGAAAGCGGCCAATGGTATTTCCAGCGCTATGTCGCCCAATTTCCGACGGCGGGCGAATTCGTGCTCTTCGACCGCTCCTGGTACAACCGCGCCGGCGTCGAGCCGGTCATGGGCTTCTGCACGCCGCAGCAATACGAGCAGTTCCTGAAGCAGGCGCCCAGGATGGAAAAGCTCATCGTCCAGGACGGTATCCATTTCTTCAAATTCTATCTCGATATCGGCCGGGAGATGCAGCTGAAGCGTTTCCACGACCGGCGCCACGATCCACGCGCCGTCTGGAAGCTCTCCTCAATGGATATCGCCGCCCTGCCGAAATGGAAGGATTACAGCGAAAAGCGCGACCGCATGCTGAAGGATACGCATACGGACCACGCTCCCTGGACCGTCCTCCGCGCCAACGACAAGCGGCGCGCGCGCCTGAACCTTATCCGTCACATTCTGCTGACGCTCGATTATGACGGCAAGGACAAGGAAGCCATCGGCAAGGTCGACGAGAACATCCTCGGGATGGGATCGGATATCCTCGCCTGA
- the phoR gene encoding phosphate regulon sensor histidine kinase PhoR — MAVRLRQESAILVLATLIAALALVEGINTGAVFWIWAIVMIVTLIRPPLVERVEVPSQAEAAPADAQILLRTAFAGVAALDMPVLIIDREASVLVQNMAVEKAFGAFPIGAHISSKLRSPGLLDMVRETIATNTPNQIEHSERLPSERVYVVRIAPIDLPEIDRQEDALFLLSFRDISELRHIDRMRSDFVANASHELRTPLASLRGFIETIQGPAKTDPKAQQRFLGIMFDQTTRMSRLVDDLLSLSRLELKSHIAPDQKVDLVPLLGHVRDSLLPLAGDLDVTINLHLPVGKVEVLGDRDELVQVFENLIENACKYGQEGKSVEVSLLSGAGQAVEVVVSDKGPGIPAEHVPRLTERFYRVNVEDSRSKKGTGLGLAIVKHILTRHRARLIVKSEVGKGTDFTVRF; from the coding sequence TTGGCAGTTCGGCTGCGGCAGGAGAGTGCTATCCTGGTTCTGGCGACGCTGATTGCCGCGCTCGCCCTCGTCGAAGGCATCAACACCGGCGCCGTATTCTGGATCTGGGCGATCGTCATGATCGTCACGCTCATTCGTCCGCCGCTGGTCGAGCGAGTGGAGGTGCCGTCACAAGCCGAAGCTGCGCCTGCCGATGCGCAAATCCTGTTGCGCACCGCCTTCGCGGGAGTGGCGGCACTCGATATGCCGGTACTGATCATCGACCGCGAGGCGTCGGTGCTGGTGCAGAACATGGCCGTCGAAAAAGCCTTCGGTGCCTTTCCGATCGGCGCACATATTTCCTCCAAGCTGCGCTCGCCGGGTCTGCTCGACATGGTGCGCGAGACCATCGCCACCAATACGCCGAACCAGATCGAGCATTCCGAGCGCCTGCCATCGGAGCGGGTCTATGTCGTGCGCATCGCGCCGATCGATCTGCCTGAGATCGACAGGCAGGAAGATGCGCTCTTCCTGCTCTCGTTCCGCGACATATCGGAGTTGCGCCACATCGATCGCATGCGTTCGGACTTCGTCGCCAATGCCAGCCATGAATTGCGCACGCCCCTGGCATCGCTGCGCGGCTTCATCGAGACGATCCAAGGCCCCGCCAAAACCGATCCGAAAGCGCAGCAGCGTTTCCTCGGCATCATGTTCGATCAGACGACCCGCATGAGCAGGCTGGTGGACGATCTTCTGTCGCTGTCGCGCCTGGAGTTGAAGTCGCATATCGCGCCGGATCAGAAGGTGGATCTCGTCCCCTTGCTCGGCCATGTGCGTGACTCCCTCCTGCCGCTTGCGGGGGATCTCGACGTGACCATCAATCTGCATTTGCCGGTGGGCAAGGTGGAGGTATTGGGGGATAGAGACGAGCTGGTGCAGGTCTTCGAGAACCTGATCGAGAACGCCTGCAAATACGGCCAGGAAGGCAAGTCGGTGGAGGTTTCGCTACTCAGCGGTGCCGGCCAGGCCGTTGAAGTGGTCGTCTCGGACAAGGGGCCGGGCATACCCGCAGAACATGTGCCGCGCCTGACCGAGCGCTTCTATCGCGTTAACGTTGAGGACAGCCGGTCCAAGAAGGGGACCGGTCTCGGGCTTGCCATCGTCAAGCATATCCTGACCCGCCACCGTGCCAGGCTGATCGTAAAGTCGGAAGTCGGAAAAGGAACCGATTTTACGGTTCGCTTCTGA
- a CDS encoding substrate-binding domain-containing protein, whose product MSVLALVASVALGGIATARDQIQIAGSSTVFPYAKIVAETFGETFTDFKTPVVESGGSGAGLKEFCKGVGTDSIDIANSSRPIKDSEVQACKAAGVTDIQQIKIGYDGIVFAFDKSNPDIRFEPVDLYKAIAAEVVVDGKLVTNPYKKWSEINPSLPDFEIATYIPGEKHGTREVFEEKVLTAGCKASGAADVIKAAVSDAAQQAKKCVAVRKDGAAVDIDGDYPETLARINANKHGIGVFGLYFFQNNADKLKVATVSGIVPSGQTIADGTYPVSRPLFFYVKKAHLGVIPGLKEYVDFFTSDQMIGPDGPLAEYGLVPAPDAERDQIRKDVAVGKIM is encoded by the coding sequence ATGTCCGTTCTTGCGCTGGTTGCATCGGTTGCCCTTGGCGGCATTGCAACCGCCCGCGATCAAATTCAGATCGCCGGCTCATCGACCGTATTTCCATATGCCAAGATCGTTGCCGAAACCTTCGGCGAGACCTTTACCGATTTCAAGACTCCTGTGGTCGAGTCCGGCGGCTCCGGAGCTGGCCTGAAGGAATTCTGCAAGGGTGTCGGTACGGATTCCATCGACATCGCCAATTCGTCGCGCCCGATCAAGGACAGCGAAGTCCAAGCCTGCAAGGCCGCCGGCGTCACCGATATCCAGCAGATCAAGATCGGCTATGACGGCATCGTCTTTGCCTTCGACAAGAGCAATCCAGACATCAGGTTCGAGCCCGTCGATCTCTATAAGGCGATTGCCGCCGAAGTGGTCGTCGATGGCAAGCTCGTCACCAACCCCTACAAGAAGTGGTCTGAAATCAATCCATCGCTGCCGGATTTTGAAATCGCTACCTATATTCCGGGTGAGAAGCACGGCACGCGCGAAGTCTTCGAAGAGAAGGTGCTTACCGCCGGCTGCAAGGCTTCAGGCGCAGCGGATGTGATCAAGGCTGCAGTTTCGGATGCCGCTCAGCAGGCGAAAAAATGCGTTGCGGTGCGCAAGGATGGCGCCGCCGTCGATATAGACGGCGACTATCCCGAGACGCTGGCCCGCATCAATGCCAACAAGCACGGCATCGGTGTGTTCGGCTTGTATTTCTTCCAGAACAACGCCGACAAGCTGAAGGTTGCCACCGTCAGCGGCATCGTGCCCTCGGGTCAGACGATTGCCGATGGCACCTATCCGGTATCGCGGCCGCTGTTCTTCTACGTCAAGAAGGCCCATCTGGGTGTCATCCCGGGGCTCAAGGAATATGTCGATTTCTTCACGAGCGATCAGATGATCGGACCGGACGGCCCGCTGGCGGAATATGGCCTCGTGCCGGCGCCGGATGCTGAGCGCGACCAGATCCGTAAGGATGTCGCGGTCGGGAAGATCATGTGA